The Flavobacterium faecale genome has a segment encoding these proteins:
- the typA gene encoding translational GTPase TypA, giving the protein MESIRNIAIIAHVDHGKTTLVDKIMYHCQLFRDNENTGDLILDNNDLERERGITITSKNVSVQYKGTKINIIDTPGHADFGGEVERVLNMADGVCLLVDAFEGPMPQTRFVLQKALDLGLKPCVVINKVDKENCTPEEVHEKVFDLMFELGATEEQLDFPAVYGSAKNNWMSDHWENVTDNVEALLDMVIENVPAPKVSEGTPQMLITSLDFSAFTGRIAIGRLERGVLKEGMPISLVKRDGTVTKSRIKELHTFEGLGRKKVAEVIAGDICAIIGVEGFEIGDTIADAENPEGLKSIAIDEPTMSMLFTINDSPFFGKEGKFVTSRHIRERLTKELEKNLAMKMGETDSADKFMVFGRGVLHLSVLIETMRREGYELQIGQPQVIIKEIDGKKCEPIEELTIDLPESLSGRAVEFVTMRKGEMLSMETKGERMIVKFNIPSRGIIGLRNQLLTATAGEAIMAHRFIGYEPYKGEIAGRNKGSLISMEKGKAIPYSIDKLQDRGKFFVEPNAEIYEGQVIGENSRSDDMCVNVTKEKKQSNVRSSGNDEKARIIPPIIFSLEEALEYIQKDEYVECTPKSIRLRKIYLTETDRKRFKV; this is encoded by the coding sequence ATGGAATCTATTAGAAACATTGCAATTATTGCCCACGTCGATCACGGTAAAACAACTTTGGTTGATAAAATTATGTATCACTGTCAGTTATTTCGTGACAACGAAAACACAGGTGATCTAATCCTTGATAACAACGATTTAGAGCGCGAAAGAGGTATTACCATTACTTCTAAGAATGTTTCTGTTCAGTATAAAGGAACGAAAATCAACATTATTGACACTCCTGGTCACGCCGATTTTGGTGGTGAGGTAGAGCGTGTATTAAATATGGCTGATGGAGTTTGTTTACTTGTGGATGCATTTGAAGGGCCTATGCCACAAACGCGTTTTGTATTACAAAAAGCATTAGACCTTGGTTTAAAACCATGCGTTGTTATAAATAAAGTTGACAAAGAAAACTGTACTCCTGAAGAAGTTCATGAAAAAGTTTTTGACTTAATGTTTGAATTAGGAGCTACTGAAGAGCAGTTGGATTTTCCAGCAGTTTACGGTTCTGCTAAGAACAACTGGATGTCTGACCATTGGGAAAACGTAACTGATAATGTTGAAGCATTGTTGGATATGGTTATCGAAAATGTACCAGCTCCTAAAGTATCAGAAGGAACTCCTCAAATGTTGATTACGTCTCTTGACTTTTCTGCGTTTACAGGTCGTATCGCTATTGGTCGTCTTGAAAGAGGTGTATTGAAAGAAGGAATGCCAATCTCATTAGTAAAAAGAGATGGTACTGTAACAAAATCTCGTATCAAAGAATTACATACTTTTGAAGGTCTTGGACGTAAAAAAGTAGCTGAAGTAATTGCTGGAGATATTTGTGCAATTATTGGTGTTGAAGGTTTTGAAATTGGTGATACTATCGCTGATGCTGAAAACCCTGAAGGACTTAAATCAATTGCTATTGATGAGCCTACAATGAGTATGTTGTTTACAATTAATGATTCTCCTTTCTTTGGAAAAGAGGGTAAATTTGTAACATCTCGTCATATTAGAGAAAGATTAACTAAGGAGCTTGAGAAAAATTTAGCCATGAAAATGGGTGAAACTGACTCTGCTGATAAGTTCATGGTTTTTGGTCGTGGTGTACTTCACTTATCTGTTCTTATTGAAACAATGAGAAGAGAAGGGTATGAGTTACAAATCGGTCAACCACAAGTTATCATCAAAGAAATTGATGGTAAAAAATGTGAGCCAATTGAGGAATTAACAATCGACTTACCAGAATCACTTTCTGGAAGAGCTGTTGAGTTTGTTACTATGCGTAAAGGTGAAATGTTAAGCATGGAGACTAAAGGTGAACGTATGATTGTGAAATTCAATATTCCATCTCGTGGAATTATCGGATTGCGTAATCAATTGTTGACTGCTACTGCTGGTGAGGCTATTATGGCACACCGTTTCATTGGATATGAGCCTTACAAAGGTGAAATCGCTGGACGTAACAAAGGTTCTTTAATCTCTATGGAAAAAGGAAAAGCTATTCCTTATTCTATCGATAAATTACAAGATCGTGGTAAGTTCTTCGTTGAACCAAATGCTGAGATTTACGAAGGTCAAGTAATTGGTGAAAACTCACGTTCTGATGATATGTGTGTTAACGTAACTAAGGAGAAAAAACAATCTAACGTACGTTCATCTGGAAATGATGAAAAAGCTAGAATTATTCCTCCAATCATTTTCTCTCTTGAGGAAGCTTTAGAATACATTCAAAAAGATGAATATGTTGAGTGTACTCCAAAATCTATTCGTTTGAGAAAAATCTATTTGACAGAAACTGATAGAAAAAGATTTAAAGTATAG
- a CDS encoding response regulator, which translates to MLHKILCVDDDPITLMLCKKVISRTSFAKETITANNGEEALQYFKNIKSDKVEELPQLIFLDLNMPVMGGWEFLDTFCLPEYEAYNSISIVVLSSTIDPEDLEKTKKYSMVIDFLPKPISTKMLEYLIQNKRLLL; encoded by the coding sequence ATGTTACATAAAATACTATGTGTAGACGACGATCCAATTACCTTAATGTTATGCAAGAAAGTAATATCTAGGACCTCATTTGCAAAAGAGACGATTACAGCAAATAACGGAGAAGAAGCATTACAGTACTTTAAAAACATAAAATCTGACAAAGTCGAAGAACTACCGCAACTTATATTCTTAGATCTTAACATGCCAGTAATGGGCGGATGGGAATTCCTTGATACTTTTTGCTTACCTGAATACGAAGCTTATAATTCTATATCCATAGTAGTACTGTCTTCTACAATTGATCCTGAAGATTTAGAAAAAACAAAAAAATACTCAATGGTTATTGATTTTTTACCAAAGCCAATATCTACTAAGATGTTAGAATATTTAATACAGAATAAAAGACTCTTATTATAG
- a CDS encoding PAS domain-containing sensor histidine kinase, with the protein MKNKINQITIVYLLIALFAVIVFHKLSIKFVPSWNYPVYNFAKDITLVTFTGLIFRLILKENNRKNKIVFEKLKANTAEIRESNEKFNIVAKATSDTIWDWNIIDDKISWNNGINSIFGYNKNQVGKTSCWWFEQIHPEDSIKMSIKLYAFIEQRTENWQDEYRFKCADNSYKYVLDRGFLIKDQEGKPTRMIGAIQDITKRKQEELRLKLLETVIIQTKDAIVITEATFSDNQLPKIVYVNPAFTIMTGYSEEEVINGSPDILQGPKTDPKVSRKIITAIKEKKEALIEMICYTKEKKEFWLLFSMIPIFNKEKELSHWVSIQRDITDEKRQEKEKEHLIRELTKNNKDLKHFSYITSHNLRAPISNLTGLLNLIEDITIEDNELKEILHGFNKSTNLLNDTINDLTKVMIIKDNTSIEKEPILLKDVFENVFNQLSFEIYKQKPILKIDFDRVPALIINKSYIESILLNLLSNALKYRSDKRPLKITVITEQVNNLFTLTFKDNGIGIDLDRNHDKVFGLYQRFHNYPDSKGLGLYLVKSQVEAMGGTISINSEVDKGTTFTLIFKNKQNVT; encoded by the coding sequence ATGAAAAACAAAATAAACCAAATAACAATAGTCTACCTACTCATTGCGCTATTTGCAGTTATAGTTTTTCATAAACTTTCTATCAAGTTTGTGCCTAGCTGGAACTACCCAGTTTACAACTTTGCAAAAGACATTACACTCGTAACATTTACAGGTCTCATCTTCAGATTAATACTAAAAGAAAACAATAGAAAAAATAAAATTGTTTTCGAAAAACTTAAAGCAAATACAGCTGAGATAAGAGAGTCTAACGAAAAATTTAACATCGTTGCCAAAGCTACTAGTGATACAATCTGGGATTGGAATATTATAGATGACAAGATTTCTTGGAACAACGGAATCAATAGTATTTTTGGTTATAATAAAAATCAAGTAGGAAAAACTTCATGCTGGTGGTTTGAGCAAATACATCCAGAAGACAGCATAAAAATGTCGATCAAACTATATGCATTTATTGAACAACGAACAGAAAACTGGCAAGATGAATACCGCTTTAAATGCGCCGACAATTCGTATAAATATGTTTTAGATAGAGGTTTTTTAATAAAAGACCAAGAGGGTAAACCAACAAGGATGATTGGTGCCATCCAAGATATAACCAAAAGAAAACAAGAAGAATTACGTTTAAAATTATTAGAAACAGTTATTATTCAGACCAAAGACGCTATAGTTATCACTGAAGCAACTTTTAGCGATAACCAACTCCCTAAGATTGTATACGTTAATCCTGCCTTTACAATAATGACTGGCTATAGCGAAGAAGAGGTTATTAATGGATCTCCAGACATATTACAAGGGCCTAAAACAGATCCAAAGGTTAGCAGAAAAATAATCACAGCGATAAAAGAAAAAAAAGAAGCGCTTATCGAAATGATTTGTTACACAAAAGAAAAGAAAGAATTTTGGCTTTTATTTTCTATGATTCCTATTTTCAATAAAGAAAAAGAACTTTCACATTGGGTCTCCATACAAAGAGACATCACAGATGAAAAAAGACAAGAAAAAGAAAAGGAACACCTTATTAGAGAACTAACAAAAAATAATAAAGATTTAAAACATTTTTCATATATCACATCACATAACCTGCGAGCTCCAATTTCAAATTTGACCGGTCTATTAAACCTAATTGAAGACATTACCATTGAGGACAACGAGTTAAAAGAAATCCTACATGGTTTCAATAAATCTACCAACTTATTAAACGACACAATCAATGACCTTACCAAGGTGATGATAATTAAAGATAATACCTCAATAGAAAAAGAACCTATATTATTGAAAGATGTATTCGAAAATGTATTCAACCAACTCTCTTTCGAAATCTACAAACAAAAACCCATTTTAAAAATCGATTTCGATAGGGTCCCTGCACTAATAATAAACAAATCATATATTGAGAGTATATTACTAAATTTATTATCGAATGCCTTAAAATATAGATCAGATAAACGCCCATTAAAAATAACCGTAATTACGGAACAGGTTAACAACTTATTTACCTTAACGTTTAAAGATAACGGTATCGGAATTGATTTAGATCGAAACCACGATAAAGTATTCGGACTTTATCAAAGATTCCATAATTACCCTGACAGCAAGGGATTAGGCCTATACTTGGTAAAATCACAGGTTGAAGCAATGGGCGGAACAATAAGTATCAACAGCGAAGTAGACAAAGGAACGACGTTTACACTAATTTTCAAAAATAAGCAAAATGTTACATAA